A stretch of Lagopus muta isolate bLagMut1 chromosome 9, bLagMut1 primary, whole genome shotgun sequence DNA encodes these proteins:
- the KIF1A gene encoding kinesin-like protein KIF1A isoform X10, whose translation MAGASVKVAVRVRPFNSREMSRESKCIIQMSGSTTTILNPKQPKETPKSFSFDYSYWSHTTPADINYASQKQVYRDIGEEMLQHAFEGYNVCIFAYGQTGAGKSYTMMGKQEKDQQGIIPQLCEDLFSRINDTTNDNMSYSVEVSYMEIYCERVRDLLNPKNKGNLRVREHPLMGPYVEDLSKLAVTSYNDIQDLMDSGNKARTVAATNMNETSSRSHAVFNIIFTQKRHDAETDITTEKVSKISLVDLAGSERADSTGAKGTRLKEGANINKSLTTLGKVISALAEMDSGPNKNKKKKKTDFIPYRDSVLTWLLRENLGGNSRTAMVAALSPADINYDETLSTLRYADRAKQIRCNAVINEDPNNKLIRELKDEVARLRDLLYAQGLGDIIDMTNAIAGISPSSSLSALSSRAASVASLHERIMFAPGSEEAIERLKETEKIIAELNETWEEKLRRTEAIRMEREALLAEMGVAMREDGGTLGVFSPKKTPHLVNLNEDPLMSECLLYYIKDGITRVGREDAEKRQDIVLSGHFIKEEHCLFRSDTRTGGEVIVTLEPCEGADTYVNGKKVTEPSILRSGNRIIMGKSHVFRFNHPEQARQERERTPCAETPAEPVDWAFAQRELLEKQGIDMKQEMEQRLQELEDQYRREREEANYLLEQQRLDYESKLEALQKQMDSRYYPEANEEEEEPEDEVQWTEREFELALWAFRKWKWYQFTSLRDLLWGNAIFLKEANAISVELKKKVQFQFVLLTDTLYSPLPPDLLPPDAAKDREKRPFPRTIVAVEVQDQKNGATHYWTLEKLRQRLDLMREMYDRAAEVPSSVIEDCDNVVTGGDPFYDRFPWFRLVGSSDISGCNSSPLFNTCMSERMADLTPSPTFSNPDSDITEPADEQHEGQEEEEEEEAEDLEEDIFPECPLCDGRDPFYDRSPLFSLVGRAFVYLSNLLYPVPLVHRVAIVSEKGEVKGFLRVAVQAISADEEAPDYGSGVRQSGTAKISFDDQHFEKFQSESCPAVGMSRSGTSQEELRIVEGQGQISDLGPSADEVNNNTCAVTPEDLLLDSPEKSTMDGPLEAALDHLKLGSIFTFRVTVLQASSISAEYADIFCQFNFIHRHDEAFSTEPLKNTGRGPPLGFYHVQNIAVEVTKSFIEYIKSQPIVFEVFGHYQQHPFPPLCKDVLSPLRPSRRHFPRVMPLSKPVPATKLSTMTRPSAGPCQCKYDLMVFFEICELEANGDYIPAVVDHRGGMPCHGTFLLHQGIQRRITVTLVHETGSLIRWKEVRELVVGRIRNTPEADESLIDPNILSLNILSSGYIHPSQDDRQFLDSDMPRTFYQFETAWDSSMHNSLLLNRVTPYREKIYITLSAYIEMENCTQPAVITKDFCMVFYSRDAKLPASRSIRNLFGSGSLRASESNRVTGVYELSLCRVADAGSPGMQRRRRRVLDTSVAYVRGEENLAGWRPRSDSLILDHQWELEKLSLLQEVEKTRHYLLLREKLETTQRLGLETLSPCSSEDSESRSTSCVSSPLSADGAPEGRTSPPETPSERQKELAVKCLRLLTHTFNREYSHSHVCISASESKSCARLRAETPVHTSAPPQLSEMSVTLMRDPSMSALGVTTLTPSSTCPSLVEGRYNTMEVRTPQVSSRVESPDLEPVVEGEQKKSPSRRPEDEKEPQRQLVPDIQEIRVSPIVSKKGYLHFLEPHTNGWVKRFVVVRRPYVYIYNSDKDSVERAILNLSKAQVEYSEDQQAMLKQTPNTFAVCTEHRGILLQASSDKDMHDWLYAFNPLLAGSIRSKLSRRRTAQMRI comes from the exons ATGGCGGGAGCATCCGTCAAAGTGGCGGTGCGCGTGCGGCCCTTCAACTCCCGCGAGATGAGCCGGGAGTCCAAATGCATCATCCAGATGTCAGGAAGCACCACCA CTATCCTGAACCCGAAGCAGCCCAAAGAGACACCCAAAAGCTTCAGCTTTGACTATTCCTACTGGTCCCACACCACG CCTGCAGACATCAATTATGCATCTCAGAAGCAGGTGTACCGTGACATCGGCGAGGAGATGTTGCAGCATGCCTTCGAAGGCTACAACGTCTGCATCTTTGCCTATGGGCAGACTGGTGCTGGCAAATCCTACACCATGATGGGGAAGCAGGAGAAGGACCAGCAAGGCATCATCCCACAG ctgtgtgaggACCTCTTCTCCCGCATCAATGACACAACCAATGACAACATGTCCTACTCCGTGGAG GTGAGCTACATGGAGATCTACTGCGAGCGGGTGAGAGACCTCCTGAACCCCAAGAACAAGGGGAACCTGCGGGTGAGAGAGCACCCCCTCATGGGTCCCTATGTGGAGGACCTTTCCAAGCTGGCCGTGACCTCCTACAACGACATCCAGGACCTGATGGACTCGGGGAACAAGGCCCG CACGGTGGCTGCCACCAACATGAATGAGACCAGCAGTCGTTCGCATGCTGTCTTCAATATCATCTTCACCCAGAAGCGGCACGATGCCGAGACGGACATCACCACTGAGAAG GTCAGCAAAATCAGCCTGGTGGACCTGGCTGGCAGTGAGCGAGCTGACTCAACCGGCGCGAAGGGCACAAGGCTGAAG GAAGGAGCAAACATCAACAAGTCCTTGACCACACTGGGAAAAGTCATCTCTGCTCTGGCCGAAATG gATTCGGGGCCAAATAAG aacaagaagaaaaagaaaacagatttcatccCATACCGGGACTCAGTGCTGACCTGGCTGCTAAGGGAGAACCTGG GAGGCAACTCCAGGACGGCCATGGTCGCTGCGCTCAGCCCTGCTGACATCAACTACGATGAGACACTCAGCACATTAAG ATATGCCGACCGTGCCAAGCAGATCCGCTGCAATGCTGTCATCAACGAGGACCCCAACAACAAGCTGATCCGGGAGCTGAAGGACGAGGTGGCCCGCCTGCGTGACCTTCTCTATGCCCAGGGGCTTGGGGACATCATTGACA TGACCAACGCAATTGCTGGCATCAGCCCCTCTTCCTCCCTGTCGGCTCTCTCCAGCCGCGCAGCCTCTGTTGCCAGCCTCCATGAGCGCATCATGTTTGCTCCAGGCAGCGAAGAAGCTATTGAAAGGCTCAAG GAAACAGAGAAGATCATTGCTGAGCTGAATGAAACGTGGGAGGAAAAGCTGCGCAGAACCGAGGCGATCCGGATGGAGAG ggaAGCCTTGCTGGCCGAGATGGGGGTGGCCATGAGAGAGGACGGAGGTACCCTGGGTGTTTTCTCTCCAAAAAAG ACGCCCCACTTGGTCAACCTAAATGAAGACCCGCTCATGTCTGAGTGCCTTCTCTACTACATCAAGGACGGGATAACCAG GGTTGGCCGGGAAGATGCAGAGAAGAGGCAGGACATTGTTCTCAGTGGGCACTTCATCAAGGAGGAGCACTGCCTTTTCCGCAGTGACACGAGGACCGGTGGTGAAG TGATTGTGACCCTGGAGCCTTGTGAAGGCGCTGACACCTACGTGAATGGCAAAAAAGTGACAGAGCCCAGCATCCTGCGCTCAG GAAACCGGATCATCATGGGGAAGAGCCACGTGTTTCGCTTCAACCACCCCGAGCAGGCCCGGCAGGAGCGGGAGCGGACGCCGTGTGCTGAGACACCTGCTGAGCCCGTGGACTGGGCCTTCGCCCagagagagctgctggagaagcaggGCATCGACATGaagcaggagatggagcagaG GCTTCAGGAGCTGGAGGACCAGTACcggagggagagggaggaggcaAATTACcttctggagcagcagaggctg GACTACGAGAGCAAACTGGAGGCTCTGCAGAAGCAGATGGACTCTAGATATTACCCTGAAGCCaatgaggaagaagaagaacCTGAAGATGAAG TGCAGTGGACAGAGCGGGAGTTCGAGCTCGCCCTCTGGGCCTTCAGGAAGTGGAAGTGGTACCAATTCACCTCCCTCCGTGACCTGCTCTGGGGCAATGCCATCTTCCTCAAGGAAGCCAACGCCATCAGTGTGGAGCTGAAGAAAAAG GTGCAGTTTCAGTTTGTCCTCCTGACAGACACGCTGTATTCACCTCTCCCTCCTGACCTGCTGCCTCCCGACGCCGCCAAGGACAGGGAGAAGCGGCCATTTCCCCGCACCATCGTGGCTGTGGAGGTGCAGGACCAGAAGAACGGGGCAACGCATTACTGGACCCTGGAGAAGCTCAG GCAGCGCCTGGACTTGATGCGCGAAATGTACGACCGTGCAGCAGAAGTGCCTTCGAGCGTCATTGAGGACTGCGACAACGTGGTGACCGGCGGAGATCCCTTCTATGACCGCTTCCCGTGGTTCAGGCTGGTTGGCAG TTCAGATATCTCTGGCTGCAACAGCTCTCCTCTTTTCAACACATGCATGAGCGAGCGCATGGCTGATCTCACCCCCTCCCCTACCTTCTCGAACCCCGACTCCGACATCACCGAGCCTGCTGACGAGCAGCAcgaggggcaggaggaggaggaggaggaggaggcggaggacCTGGAGGAAGACATCTTTCCGGAGTGCCCGCTGTGTGATGGCCGGGATCCGTTTTACGACCGCTCCCCCCTGTTCAGTTTAGTAGGAAG GGCCTTCGTCTACCTCAGCAACCTGCTGTACCCCGTGCCCCTGGTGCACCGCGTGGCCATCGTCAGCGAGAAGGGCGAGGTGAAGGGCTTTCTGCGCGTGGCCGTCCAAGCCATCTCAG ccgATGAGGAAGCCCCAGACTATGGTTCTGGCGTGCGGCAGTCGGGGACAGCGAAGATCTCCTTTGACGATCAGCACTTCGAGAAG TTCCAGTCCGAGTCCTGCCCCGCTGTAGGCATGTCTCGCTCGGGGACCTCCCAGGAGGAGCTGCGCATCGTTGAGGGCCAGGGGCAGATCAGTGACTTGGGGCCCTCCGCTGATGAAGTCAACAACAACACCTGTGCTG TGACCCCAGAGGACCTTCTCCTGGACAGCCCGGAGAAGTCCACGATGGATGGGCCTCTGGAGGCAGCTCTGGACCACCTGAAGCTGGGCAGCATCTTCACGTTTCGAGTGACCGTCCTGCAAGCCTCCAGCATCTCAGCAGAATATGCGGATATCTTTTGCCAGTTCAA CTTCATCCATCGCCACGATGAGGCCTTTTCAACGGAACCCTTGAAGAACACAGGGCGAGGGCCACCACTGGGTTTCTACCATGTCCAAAAT atTGCTGTGGAGGTGACCAAGTCCTTCATCGAATACATCAAGAGCCAGCCGATTGTATTTGAGGTGTTTGGGCACTACCAACAACACCCCTTCCCACCCCTCTGCAAGGACGTCCTCAG CCCACTGAGGCCATCCCGGCGCCACTTCCCACGGGTGATGCCACTTTCCAAGCCAG TGCCCGCCACCAAGCTAAGCACCATGACTCGTCCCAGTGCTGGGCCCTGCCAGTGCAAGTACGACCTGATGGTCTTCTTCGAGATCTGCGAGCTGGAGGCCAACGGCGA CTACATCCCGGCTGTGGTGGATCACCGTGGAGGCATGCCGTGCCACGGGACCTTCCTCCTCCACCAG GGCATCCAAAGGAGAATCACTGTCACCTTGGTGCATGAAACAGGCAGCCTGATCCGCTGGAAGGAAGTGCGGGAGCTGGTTGTGG GTCGGATCCGGAACACCCCAGAAGCTGATGAGTCTCTTATTGACCCCAACATCCTGTCCCTGAACATCCTGTCCTCAGGCTACATCCACCCCTCACAGGACGACCG GCAGTTTCTTGATTCGGATATGCCTAG GACTTTTTACCAGTTTGAAACAGCGTGGGACAGCTCCATGCACAATTCACTGCTGCTCAACCGTGTCACCCCATACCGGGAGAAAATCTACATCACCCTGTCCGCCTACATCGAG atggagaaCTGCACCCAGCCTGCCGTCATCACCAAAGATTTCTGCATGGTTTTCTATTCCCGAGATGCCAAGCTCCCTGCCTCCCGCTCCATCCGCAACCTCTTTGGCAGCGGCAGCCTGCGGGCTTCAGAGAG CAACCGCGTGACGGGTGTCTATGAGCTGAGCCTGTGCCGCGTGGCGGATGCTGGCAGTCCAG GCATGCAGAGGCGGCGCCGGCGCGTATTGGACACCTCTGTAGCCTATGTGAGGGGAGAAGAGAACCTGGCTGGCTGGCGGCCCCGCAGCGACAGCCTCATCCTCGACCATCAGTGGGAGCTAGAGAAGCTCAGCCTCCTGCAAGAA GTGGAGAAAACCAGGCACTACCTGCTGCTGCGTGAGAAGCTGGAGACAACCCAGCGGCTGGGCCTGGAGACCCTGTCCCCGTGCTCCAGCGAGGACTCCGAGTCCCGAAGCACCTCCTGCGTCTCCTCCCCACTCTCGGCTGATGGGGCCCCAGAAGGACGGACCTCTCCTCCCGAAACCCCCAGTGAGAGGCAGAAGGAGCTGGCCGTGAAG TGCCTGCGCCTGCTCACGCACACCTTCAACCGCGAGTACAGCCACAGCCATGTCTGCATCAGCGCCAGCGAGAGCAAG AGCTGTGCCCGGCTTCGGGCAGAGACTCCAGTCCACACCTCCGCTCCTCCACAGCTGTCTGAAATGTCTGTGACCCTGATGAGAGACCCGTCCATGTCAGCTCTCGGGGTCACCACCCTCACCCCCTCCTCAACCTGCCCGTCGCTGGTGGAAGGACGCTACAACACCATGGAAGTCAG